The following coding sequences are from one bacterium window:
- a CDS encoding DUF1353 domain-containing protein, which produces MKSWQKYRKAIIGTLGAFGIWLAAIMSFQPDVPPANLPLWNSGINEWTLTNNCKTSVTVSGVTYTVTIKEGFKTDGASIPEVLAAPLGLTRDSPAIIRGALIHDAIYASELLDRQTADSILYAACLNDGMAPEKALAVWKAVREWGFVAWDRHTDESVSTARTKVEVHTTSRTRYSSSRYR; this is translated from the coding sequence GTGAAATCGTGGCAGAAATACCGCAAAGCGATTATAGGAACGCTTGGGGCGTTTGGTATTTGGCTGGCAGCCATCATGTCATTTCAGCCTGACGTGCCTCCCGCCAATCTTCCGCTGTGGAATTCTGGCATCAATGAGTGGACGCTGACGAACAACTGCAAAACCTCTGTAACCGTGTCCGGCGTGACCTACACGGTGACTATTAAAGAAGGGTTCAAAACTGACGGGGCGAGTATCCCTGAAGTGCTGGCGGCGCCGCTGGGCCTGACGCGTGACTCACCGGCAATCATCCGGGGGGCCTTGATTCATGACGCTATTTACGCCAGCGAATTACTCGACCGGCAGACGGCTGACTCAATCCTCTATGCCGCCTGTCTTAACGATGGAATGGCCCCGGAAAAGGCGCTTGCTGTCTGGAAGGCTGTTCGTGAATGGGGCTTCGTAGCGTGGGATCGGCATACGGATGAATCGGTATCGACTGCTCGTACGAAAGTTGAGGTCCACACAACATCTCGTACTCGATATTCCTCATCACGCTATCGGTGA
- a CDS encoding HNH endonuclease signature motif containing protein, which translates to MIRCVSIFAVMLALLTGCQSLPRQEAVPRPVPTPAQVQHAMTAYRQAHPSRCEVCGKPAAADRVLEIHHIHPREAFPEQAANPDNFILVCRNCHMWVCHPGDFGKYTDDLREWLKDRKIKENKP; encoded by the coding sequence ATGATTCGTTGTGTCTCCATATTCGCGGTGATGCTGGCGCTCTTGACCGGGTGCCAGTCTCTACCGCGTCAAGAAGCCGTTCCGCGACCAGTTCCGACACCGGCGCAGGTTCAGCACGCAATGACCGCCTACAGGCAGGCCCACCCCTCCCGGTGCGAGGTATGCGGGAAGCCAGCGGCGGCGGACCGGGTTTTAGAGATCCATCATATTCACCCCCGAGAAGCATTCCCGGAGCAGGCGGCGAACCCGGATAACTTCATTCTGGTATGCCGGAATTGCCACATGTGGGTATGCCACCCCGGAGACTTTGGGAAGTATACCGACGACCTACGGGAATGGCTGAAGGACCGGAAGATCAAGGAGAACAAGCCGTGA
- a CDS encoding tail fiber protein, translating into MKSRVIIIALVVAANVTYGQWLPVTVNTNTGIFKPINIGSGISAGITNAYSVGGSSNLVSISNKTLIVRFDTNSVSSSILAGTIIQFGGTNLPTGYLLCDGSSVTTNTYHNLFAAIGTQWGGSGANFNVPDLRGQFLRGWSGTSTNSVDPDVYSRTARYAGGATSNNVGSYQSDTNQAHSHLYTAGNQSAWTFSNGSPYSPAYSAANSGTSSSGGSEARPKNAYVMYCIKY; encoded by the coding sequence ATGAAAAGTAGAGTGATAATTATAGCGTTAGTGGTTGCGGCGAATGTGACTTACGGCCAATGGCTGCCTGTGACGGTCAACACGAATACCGGAATTTTCAAGCCAATAAATATTGGATCAGGAATATCGGCCGGGATCACAAACGCATACAGCGTGGGTGGATCATCGAACCTGGTGTCTATAAGCAATAAGACTTTGATTGTGCGGTTTGACACCAATTCCGTTTCGTCATCCATTCTGGCGGGAACCATTATACAGTTCGGCGGAACAAATTTGCCGACAGGTTATCTTTTGTGTGATGGCAGTTCTGTTACCACAAACACATACCATAATCTGTTCGCGGCAATTGGAACGCAATGGGGTGGATCTGGGGCTAATTTCAATGTTCCTGATTTAAGGGGGCAATTTTTAAGAGGTTGGTCTGGAACTTCCACAAATTCAGTTGATCCCGACGTGTATTCCAGAACTGCGCGTTATGCAGGGGGAGCGACATCAAATAATGTAGGTTCATATCAGAGCGATACCAATCAAGCGCACTCGCATTTATACACGGCTGGAAACCAGTCTGCTTGGACATTTTCGAACGGAAGTCCTTATAGTCCCGCATATTCGGCGGCGAATTCGGGAACTTCATCTTCAGGGGGTTCAGAAGCGCGTCCAAAAAACGCATACGTGATGTACTGCATTAAATATTAA